A genomic segment from Ptychodera flava strain L36383 chromosome 8, AS_Pfla_20210202, whole genome shotgun sequence encodes:
- the LOC139139143 gene encoding zonadhesin-like: MKTSMLFTFNVVVAIAIGLSSSPAFCQNLFDDLRIDDRSDGAIWVSWLVNGNIKDVEGCRITIESPLKDGAIGVELNAAETLSLLGPDNRHHYKFQPITNDISHGVTVELLKGGRVATETVHIESARKCYEPDIEENGCLEEKIHYPVPSGTVVTYCCNIGYGLYDPGTESCTGVKQAVCQDGVWTIPPPQCTRQCEEPSETPKEDWLKEFMGDAKLSRSKREGVDHIDPCVPGCADPGTPENGLQVGRHAYPVCSRTGVSFECEDDYRLVGRHTIVCDDGHWSGPIPSCVEGCSDPGYPEHGGQYGTMEYPAEEGTEVTFYCDPGYGLIDPDTNECKESTTSTCADGMWTEAVPLCKAKCEDPGTPMEGRQPVHRFYPVCSGTVVQFECHYMHRLIGDERIQCIDGHWTNPSPSCEVMCKDPGSPDNGGQTESMQYPAISGAKVSYYCDDGYQLYDGNTNACIEELSITCSDGSWTNSMPLCVQKCNNPGVPEHGYQKEGYQYPVCHGTELSFACTEKHNLVGEDTIKCTDGEWSAALPLCTPCCDDPGTPDNGHVLDDHAYPVDAGTIVRYCCDEGYDLVGETAARCNEDGEWTSQPPVCVGRCDDPGAPEYGYQTLQLEYPVKSGTSVTFACNPGYSLSGSGTSTCIDGQWVPPAEGNSCTEIDECSSNPCMNGGTCIDGFDRYDCLCPINYEGQNCESEYGICYVWGDPHYLTYDGEKYEFQGQCSYILTESASSSLTRFKVVVDNEAWTTLRDDEVSVTAQLIVTVHGKDIRLLRNLDVYVDDEPVTLPIQPLPDVYVRRTGRYVTVVSDFGLTVRWDGNHQGDVKVHGEYKDTLRGLCGNFNGDPSDDFTDPNGLLIPDGMEHTHRAAMFGNSWVSNEEECDSVAGGCNPCASDVDIADEAYDLCKVIKDEHGPFAACHPTIDPDQFFSACMFDVCSKLPDKSGVCMNAEAYAQVCLDNRVALSWRTEDTCPITCVNDRVYSNTISPCVKTCHDARPHYACVESRLVEGCTCPDGLFVNHRGSCVQAAECGCTVDENYLPYGDSFVKEHCDEECTCVTDGRLDCVAIRCDPNAYCGDEGGVRNCYCEEGYHGNGKKCEGYHCYSEPCQNNATCIELSSTYRCECLAGWQGDNCEEDIDECASNPCQNGGTCIDKVNGYECICTTEWKGPNCESEKPKGECDDPGTPENGLQVDGHEYPVPSGTTVTYACYSGFDLVGAQQIQCFDGEWTDSVPECVEQELELRQCGDPGTPDNGGLVDPVTFPVSSGTTIEYECDDYYDLFGSETITCDDGTWTPEMPGVLASM; the protein is encoded by the exons ATGAAAACATCGATGTTGTTTACATTCAACGTGGTTGTCGCCATTGCGATAGGCTTATCTTCTTCCCCAG CCTTTTGCCAGAACTTATTTGACGACCTACGGATAGATGATCGCAGCGACGGCGCCATTTGGGTCAGCTGGTTGGTTAATGGTAATATCAAGGACGTTGAGGGATGCCGTATTACCATTGAATCGCCATTGAAAGATGGAGCCATCGGTGTGGAGCTCAATGCCGCAGAGACGCTCAGTCTTCTGGGACCGGACAACAGACATCATTACAAATTCCAACCAATCACAAATGACATTTCTCACGGGGTTACTGTAGAGTTGCTGAAAGGCGGGAGAGTTGCCACCGAGACAGTGCACATCGAGAGCG CGAGGAAATGCTATGAGCCTGACATCGAAGAAAATGGTTGCCTGGAAGAGAAGATTCATTATCCTGTCCCTAGTGGTACCGTCGTCACCTATTGCTGTAACATCGGGTATGGGTTATACGACCCGGGAACAGAATCATGTACTGGAGTTAAGCAAGCAGTTTGTCAAGATGGCGTTTGGACAATACCGCCCCCGCAGTGCACGAGACAATGCGAGGAACCTTCAGAAACCCCGAAAGAGGATTGGCTCAAG GAATTCATGGGTGATGCAAAGCTAAGTCGTAGTAAACGAGAGGGTGTTGATCATATCGATCCATGTGTGCCAGGGTGCGCCGATCCCGGAACGCCTGAGAACGGACTTCAAGTTGGTCGGCATGCTTATCCAGTGTGTTCACGAACCGGCGTGTCATTCGAATGTGAAGATGACTACCGCCTTGTCGGGCGTCACACCATCGTATGTGATGATGGCCACTGGAGTGGACCTATCCCATCCTGCGTAGAGGGGTGTTCTGATCCCGGTTATCCAGAACATGGTGGCCAGTATGGCACGATGGAGTATCCCGCGGAGGAAGGCACTGAAGTGACATTTTACTGTGATCCCGGGTACGGTCTTATTGATCCAGATACCAACGAGTGCAAGGAAAGTACAACTTCAACATGCGCAGACGGCATGTGGACAGAAGCTGTACCTCTGTGCAAGGCTAAGTGTGAAGATCCCGGCACGCCGATGGAGGGAAGGCAGCCTGTTCATCGTTTTTACCCCGTGTGTTCAGGGACAGTGGTCCAGTTTGAGTGCCATTATATGCACCGACTCATCGGTGATGAAAGGATCCAGTGTATCGATGGCCATTGGACAAACCCATCGCCCAGTTGTGAGGTGATGTGTAAAGACCCTGGAAGTCCTGACAATGGAGGGCAGACAGAAAGCATGCAGTATCCAGCAATCTCTGGTGCAAAAGTGAGTTACTACTGCGATGACGGCTACCAGCTGTATGATGGCAACACCAACGCTTGCATTGAAGAGTTATCGATCACCTGTTCGGATGGTTCCTGGACAAATTCCATGCCACTGTGCGTCCAAAAGTGCAACAATCCTGGTGTACCTGAACACGGGTATCAGAAAGAAGGTTACCAGTACCCGGTGTGTCATGGCACTGAACTGTCATTTGCATGCACGGAAAAGCACAACTTGGTAGGTGAGGACACCATCAAATGTACAGACGGAGAATGGAGCGCTGCTCTACCGCTCTGTACTCCATGTTGTGATGATCCGGGGACACCAGACAACGGACATGTACTGGATGACCACGCATATCCAGTTGACGCAGGAACCATCGTTCGATACTGCTGTGACGAGGGGTATGATCTCGTTGGAGAGACCGCAGCGAGATGCAACGAGGACGGGGAATGGACTAGTCAACCTCCAGTTTGTGTGGGGCGATGTGACGACCCAGGTGCGCCAGAATATGGTTACCAAACATTGCAGCTGGAGTACCCCGTGAAGAGCGGTACATCAGTGACGTTTGCATGCAACCCTGGATATTCTCTGAGTGGTTCTGGTACATCTACCTGTATAGATGGACAGTGGGTTCCACCGGCAGAAGGGAATTCTTGCACGG AAATCGATGAATGCAGCAGCAACCCCTGTATGAATGGCGGAACATGTATCGATGGCTTTGACCGGTATGATTGCCTGTGCCCCATTAACTACGAAGGACAAAATTGTGAAAGTG AATATGGAATATGCTACGTTTGGGGAGATCCTCACTACTTGACTTACGATGGCGAGAAGTACGAATTTCAGGGCCAGTGCTCATACATTCTGACAGAAAGCGCGTCAAGTTCACTCACACGTTTTAAAGTTGTGGTTGACAATGAAGCATGGACAACTTTAAGGGACGATGAAGTTAGTGTAACAGCCCAGCTCATAGTCACAGTACATGGAAAG GATATCAGATTACTAAGGAATCTTGATGTATATGTGGATGACGAACCGGTGACATTGCCGATCCAACCCTTGCCGGATGTTTATGTTCGCAGAACAGGTCGATATGTC ACCGTTGTGAGCGACTTCGGCTTGACCGTGAGGTGGGACGGAAATCACCAGGGAGACGTCAAAGTTCACGGTGAATACAAGGATACCTTGCGCGGTTTGTGTGGAAACTTCAACGGCGATCCAAGCGATGATTTTACCGATCCGAATGGACTTTTG ATACCTGATGGAATggaacacacacacagagcTGCTATGTTTGGGAATTCCTGGGTGTCCAACGAGGAAGAGTGTGACTCCGTGGCTGGAGGTTGTAACCCCTGTGCCAGTGATGTCGACATTGCTGATGAGGCCTATGACCTTTGTAAGGTCATCAAGGACGAACATG GACCTTTCGCCGCCTGCCATCCGACAATCGACCCGGACCAATTTTTTTCGGCCTGTATGTTTGATGTTTGCTCGAAACTCCCCGACAAGTCCGGTGTGTGCATGAACGCCGAGGCATACGCTCAGGTTTGTCTGGACAACAGGGTAGCGTTGTCATGGAGAACAGAGGATACATGCc CTATTACCTGCGTCAACGATAGAGTTTACAGCAATACGATTTCTCCCTGTGTTAAAACCTGCCATGATGCGAGACCTCACTACGCATGCGTGGAATCGCGACTTGTTGAAGGGTGTACCTGTCCAGACGGATTGTTTGTCAATCACCGGGGTTCGTGTGTACAAGCGGCAGAGTGCGGATGCACGGTTGACGAAAATTACCTTCCT TACGGAGATTCTTTCGTGAAGGAGCATTGTGATGAAGAGTGTACGTGCGTTACTGATGGTCGCTTGGATTGCGTGGCGATAAGGTGCGATCCAAACGCTTACTGTGGCGATGAAGGTGGAGTTCGTAACTGCTATTGCGAGGAAGGTTACCATGGGAATGGCAAGAAATGTGAAG GGTACCACTGCTACAGTGAACCGTGTCAGAACAATGCTACTTGCATCGAGCTGAGTTCAACTTACAGATGTGAATGCCTGGCTGGCTGGCAAGGAGACAACTGTGAAGAAG ATATTGATGAGTGTGCCAGCAATCCTTGTCAGAATGGTGGAACCTGTATCGATAAAGTCAACGGATACGAGTGTATTTGTACAACTGAGTGGAAAGGGCCTAACTGTGAATCAG AAAAACCGAAAGGTGAATGTGATGATCCCGGTACGCCTGAAAACGGTCTTCAAGTTGACGGTCATGAATACCCGGTGCCATCAGGAACAACGGTTACGTATGCCTGTTATTCAGGCTTTGACCTGGTGGGCGCACAGCAGATTCAGTGCTTCGACGGAGAGTGGACTGACTCTGTGCCTGAATGCGTTGAGCAGGAGCTGGAGCTGAGGCAGTGTGGAGACCCTGGCACGCCTGATAACGGTGGTCTGGTTGACCCAGTGACCTTCCCGGTGTCTAGCGGCACGACCATCGAATACGAATGCGATGACTATTACGACTTGTTCGGATCCGAGACTATCACCTGTGATGACGGCACCTGGACTCCTGAAATGCCGGGTGTGCTTGCGTCGATGTGA